From one Drosophila subpulchrella strain 33 F10 #4 breed RU33 chromosome 3L, RU_Dsub_v1.1 Primary Assembly, whole genome shotgun sequence genomic stretch:
- the LOC119553855 gene encoding GRIP and coiled-coil domain-containing protein 2, which translates to MEPKVSIASLLLLLSAIKAVENQPNTHNYESLSTQKRTPSSNEQCEDYNDISSWMKEQLNLNSRLRHFQRDLDFILSSLNKTTSPKMCYFYEENTLKLVINQLNAIQGGSGTQIGQLESNGDLESSLEIILPQIRNLVPKGIQSCCENFGKFIKKIKDDLGKRVKALKRKLKEVHSGNSKENDALQKKLKDLENQIEETKRSLEMLQKQMGDNDENTKCCSKLGEEIQDLDNKLRTMKSEAVEKTHKLDNQLKNLKDKQGNGDEIITIIKQNIEDGAENIKNILSQCDKNCVNKNSSEDKNLGNKYLFDLEKKTENLQMLVETLSKKFGDLDIQGSTNLSVTLNTCLENGETFSKIQSHLQYLEKQRNEICSEGSPGGSGSGVSVAKPNCSSIERLKKHFKELQKEGETLRRDLKKFSKCCEKIDDLNLQVARLESLLKEMNQTYNDHLKDNSNQIDAIRKSMDDSLKKLGTNNQQQNSEDLQEQMSDLKKVLDQARIKFEILKDRQDRLLIKKELTENSTYSPDEFAGLKKDFEEFNKDVDGKLKDLDLLKKKKKDAMAPLQKFKNEVSQDLDKIKKRLSGSDDLGKQVKDQIEDQKKQANLMLDCKNRCMNIDKMDDLIDRVEDMEKLVNMKKSRTRRWKRKYV; encoded by the exons ATGGAACCAAAG GTATCGATTGCGTCACTTTTACTACTGCTATCTGCAATTAAGGCGGTGGAGAATCAACCAAACACCCATAACTACGAAAGTCTTTCCACTCAAAAAAGAACACCTTCGAGTAATGAGCAGTGCGAAGACTACAACGATATTTCCAGTTGGATGAAAGAGCAGTTGAATCTTAATTCCCGATTGAGACACTTTCAGAGAGATCTGGATTTCATTCTTAGTTCCCTTAATAAAACGACTTCTCCAAAGATGTGCTACTTCTATGAGGAAAACACCCTAAAATTAGTCATTAATCAACTTAATGCAATCCAAGGAGGCAGTGGAACGCAAATAGGCCAGCTTGAATCCAACGGAGATCTGGAAAGTAGCCTAGAAATTATTTTACCACAGATAAGAAATTTAGTACCGAAGGGCATTCAAAGCTGCTGTGAAAACTTcggaaaatttattaaaaaaataaaagatgatCTCGGAAAAAGAGTGAAGGCTCTGAAAAGAAAACTAAAAGAAGTTCACTCAGGAAACTCCAAGGAGAACGACGCGCTTCAGAAGAAACTAAAAGACCTGGAGAATCAAATAGAAGAAACAAAACGAAGCCTAGAAATGTTGCAAAAACAAATGGGTGACAATGATGAAAATACTAAATGCTGTTCTAAACTgggtgaagaaattcaagatTTGGACAATAAGCTAAGGACGATGAAAAGTGAAGCAGTTGAAAAAACTCATAAGCTGGACAATCAGCTAAAAAATCTGAAAGATAAACAAGGGAACGGAGATGAAATTATAACCATTATTAAGCAAAATATAGAAGATGGTGccgaaaatatcaaaaatattcTTAGCCAATGCGACAAAAATTGTGTAAATAAAAACAGTTCCGAAGACAAAAACTTGGGAAATAAATACCTTTTTGATTTGGaaaagaaaaccgaaaactTACAGATGCTTGTGGAAACCCTTTCCAAGAAGTTTGGCGATTTGGACATCCAAGGATCAACCAACTTAAGTGTAACACTTAATACATGTCTGGAAAATGGCGAAACGTTTTCCAAAATCCAATCTCATCTTCAATATTTGGAAAAGCAAAGAAATGAAATTTGTTCAGAGGGATCGCCAGGAGGTTCTGGAAGTGGGGTTTCAGTAGCTAAACCAAATTGCTCTTCTATTGAAAGgctgaaaaaacattttaaggaGCTACAGAAAGAAGGTGAAACTTTACGTAGGGATCTGAAAAAATTCTCAAAGTGCTGTGAAAAAATAGACGATCTTAACCTGCAAGTTGCTAGATTGGAAAGTTTGCTTAAGGAAATGAACCAAACGTATAATGATCACCTTAAAGATAACTCAAATCAAATTGATGCCATAAGAAAAAGCATGGATGATTCTTTGAAAAAGTTGGGCACCAAtaatcaacaacaaaatagTGAAGATCTTCAGGAGCAAATGAGTGACCTCAAGAAAGTGCTAGACCAAGCTAGGATCAAGTTTGAAATTCTAAAGGATCGACAAGATAGGTTGTTAATAAAAAAGGAACTCACGGAAAATTCAACATACTCTCCTGATGAGTTCGCAGGTCTGAAAAAGGATTTCGAAGAGTTTAATAAAGATGTTGACGGAAAGTTAAAGGACTTAGACCTtctaaagaaaaaaaagaaggacgCCATGGCACCACTACAGAAATTCAAAAATGAAGTTAGTCAAGATCTAGATAAAATAAAGAAGAGACTTTCAGGCTCCGACGACCTAGGTAAACAGGTGAAGGATCAGATAGAAGATCAAAAAAAGCAAGCGAATCTTATGCTTGATTGCAAGAATAGGTGCATGAATATAGACAAAATGGATGATCTCATAGATCGAGTCGAGGACATGGAAAAGCTTGTCAACATGAAg AAATCAAGAACGAGACGTTGGAAACGAAAATatgtttga
- the LOC119553863 gene encoding uncharacterized protein LOC119553863: MIVIQTEYLKIDDALDICSAMEDDLNECLDMVMAMDQKYNEPGRYVISLKPFTKDYPLVCRKSTGMDTTSQHSFDSELEMLSQLYGARSAHELDESYVDVRYKFIKLKRDFEGALTHCQRIIDCGERQEKISHRMLQNSRSRKYRLCRH; the protein is encoded by the coding sequence ATGATAGTGATACAAACGGAATATTTGAAAATCGATGATGCTCTGGACATCTGCTCTGCGATGGAGGATGATCTTAACGAGTGTCTGGACATGGTGATGGCCATGGACCAGAAGTACAATGAACCCGGGCGCTACGTAATATCCTTAAAGCCCTTTACCAAGGACTATCCGTTGGTTTGCCGCAAGTCTACGGGTATGGATACGACCTCCCAGCACAGTTTCGACTCGGAACTGGAGATGCTGAGCCAACTCTACGGAGCCAGAAGTGCCCATGAACTGGACGAGTCCTATGTGGATGTTCGCTATAAGTTTATCAAGCTAAAGCGCGATTTCGAGGGCGCCTTGACCCATTGCCAGAGGATCATCGACTGCGGAGAACGCCAGGAAAAAATCTCTCATCGAATGCTACAGAATTCACGTAGCCGCAAGTATAGGTTGTGCAGACACTAG
- the LOC119553865 gene encoding uncharacterized protein LOC119553865, giving the protein MSDEGTEEFKEIENCDFDQNNSADDNTAVVPLDTSEDAQFSEQMFSNIQERLTRIMKRVSLANSAMAQMKRKLKARIPAPAVVENADKLAGGDNPLRFDNIEPGHEGINE; this is encoded by the coding sequence ATGTCGGACGAAGGAACTGAAGAATTTAAAGAGATTGAAAACTGTGATTTTGACCAAAACAATAGTGCCGACGATAATACAGCCGTGGTGCCTCTGGATACCTCGGAGGATGCCCAATTCTCCGAGCAGATGTTTTCCAACATCCAGGAGCGATTGACCCGCATCATGAAACGCGTCAGTCTGGCAAATTCCGCCATGGCCCAGATGAAGAGGAAGCTCAAGGCCCGGATTCCAGCACCGGCAGTGGTCGAAAATGCCGACAAGTTGGCCGGAGGCGATAATCCACTAAGATTTGATAACATCGAACCGGGCCACGAAGGCATAAACGAATGA
- the LOC119553861 gene encoding dynein assembly factor 6, axonemal: MSIFEHPDQLKMLQDLLNPNQRRGGIDYSSDEDEDESMVVHKLNPGGIGRSSEADSTGKTKKKKKPNPLATPLVEEEKKQPESLEQWQEQQEREDNDILETRKSPEYTMTYRQAVGTEDVFLQMGNRTGSSASCEDLILEISLPDEEMSADKMSLSLQETEIDLATCLYRLRLPLPHPVNVDRCQAKYDSELKKLRLTLRLKRELDYVNF, from the exons ATGTCGATTTTCGAGCATCCCGACCAGCTGAAAATGCTGCAGGACCTACTGAATCCCAATCAGAGGAGAGGCGGCATCGATTACAGCAGTGATGAAGATGAGGATGAGTCCATGGTGGTCCACAAGCTCA ATCCCGGAGGAATTGGGCGTTCTAGTGAAGCAGATTCTACCGGCAAGAccaagaaaaagaaaaagccCAATCCTCTGGCTACTCCTTTGGTGGAGGAGGAGAAAAAGCAGCCTGAGAGTCTGGAACAAtggcaggagcagcaggagcgCGAGGACAATGATATATTGGAAACCAGGAAGAGTCCAGAGTATACAATGACCTATCGTCAGGCAGTGGGCACTGAGGATGTCTTCCTGCAG ATGGGCAATCGCACTGGATCCTCGGCCAGCTGTGAGGACTTGATCTTGGAGATTTCTCTGCCGGATGAGGAAATGTCTGCCGACAAGATGTCGCTCAGCTTGCAGGAAACGGAAATAGATCTGGCGACCTGCTTGTACCGCCTGCGTTTACCGCTTCCCCATCCTGTGAATGTGGATCGATGTCAGGCGAAATACGACAGCGAGCTGAAGAAACTGAGGCTCACTTTGCGCCTGAAACGGGAACTAGACTacgttaatttttaa